The genomic interval ATCACACAGCAGCAGATCTACAACTGAAtggcagaaaaagaaacaatcaAGGTGTTAATGTCTAATCTAGCTTCAGATGTAAACCTGACTACACTGCTGTGAAAATTctagaaaacaatattttcttttttagtaaatctcaatgaactgaaaaagAAGAGTGAGCTAAATTCCTCAACAGCAATGACAAACAGAAAACTATTTTGGAAGTTATTCCAGTAAGGGCCAGTTCTACAATCTGTTTATTGGTgaggtgtacttagtttttcttaTGACTGTACTGACAGTGAAGATATGTAGTTGTCTCTTATCCTTCCTAACTTTCAGAAAGTGTGTACACTAGAGACTCTAACTTTTCTGCTGCATCATGTTTTCTCTCAGCTTTTTTTGTCTGTAACACCCCACAGAGGAAAGAACTTGGAGTGGTTGTGTATAACTGCAGCTGTCTCGCCCTGGACCTCCACAGAGTCTTTTCATTTTACTGGCAGCTTCATGACAGGGACTATATCCCCTCCATCTGGTCGAAGAGAGTTACAGCCCTCTATGGGAAACATGAGGCCCTGGAGCTGCAGCTTAATGCCACGCCGGCTACGGCTTATCTGTCTGTAAGGAACACTTTATTGACGATAAGAAGATTTAttacatgtttatattttaggAGAGTTACACTCATGCCCCTATTACACAACACAAACATGATCCATCAGTAAAAACGTTTCACAAATTCCCTGttaaaagagaacaaagaacatGGTACAAGAAGGATAAAAAGAATGATGCAATTGCAGTGCCATACTGTATTCTCAAGAGACATGCTACACAACACATTCAGCATGAAGTAAAAGGTAGCTAATGCACAGGGATATGAGTACACAATCCAGGTCAAGAAGGCCAGTCAGAGCAATCAGACTCAAATGATTGAAGTTCACTAGAAATTGGGATGTTTATATGGGGTTCCTTAAGtgtcaaaaacatgtttatgtgtCTATGTAAAGTGTATATGTAGTGAGCTTATGTATTGTAATGTGTCTATGGACTGTGCTGCATCTATGTGCTGTGCCTAATGTGTTATGCTGACCTATAGCGGTTTTAAATGAAGAGCCATGCTCTAAACCTTTTAGCATTTCAATGAAAAGACTTAAGGTGAAGTTCAAATGAATCCCCTGGAAACGCTGACAACCACTGAAAAACAACTTGGTTCAGCTCAGAATTCCAAGCGCCACTGTATAATAATTTACTGTGTTGAAATTTCTCTCCAGTAtaatttattacataaaaaatgatttttcagTTAAAGAACTACAACAAACAAAAGTTCATTttgtaattgtatttaatagttcCAAAATGTTTGTCCCAATTTATACGAGATTAGTAACCTAACATtatgtttgtttggttttttttcttttccaaatgaCATACTTTAGAAAATAAAGCCAAAGCATATAGACCTAACATAGACACAAACACACTACATATGCACCTTACACAGACACATAAACACACTACATATGCACCTTACACAGACACATAAACACACTACATATACACCTTACATagacaaataaacatgtttttggcaCTAATGGAACCCCATAAATACCCAGTTCCTTTTTTGGAAATAAAGTTTGCAGTTATAGCTAGTTCTCAGTTTGTAGTGCCAtgaaattttatttctaaatgtaCTACAATTGAGTGCAAAATGTGcgtaataaacattttattgtttttctagtcTGCATAAGACATAAAGTTTAATATATTTGTCCTAACGGTGACTCCCTTTATAAAAACGTTCATTACAAACTAACAAGAAATGCACACAGTGGATGATTAATTATGTCAATATCACACTGAGTCTGACTATCTCAGTACTATAGCCTAATTTGGTGGCAATGGTTCTTGCTACCCTCCAAGTTGCAAGATAGTTATCAGTTGCGCTTAGGACATCTATCATCCCACAGATGCTAATAGAGCCATGCTGTCACAGCCTCTGGATGCTTCAAACTCCTCTTTAGCCTTGCTTCCTGTAATAATGATCCATGGCTTCAGAAGGGGGCATTGTTGTTTTCTTCCCACCCCAACATTggagaaatctaaaaaaataactgtttgGGCCATTATGCACATCAGCATACACCAAGattgtaataaaaacaaaaaacttttaaatgtgtagttttttatttggaCCTGGTAGatcttgtatttttttatttttggaatgtTAGAAAAAATTAAGTGGAAGCATTTTTAAGTGTTgcttcctctctgcagacctcaccCGAACTCTTCTGTTCCAAAGATCGCACCAGAGATTTAGACGCCATCTACCAAGTCATCCAGAGCgcaaaaacctttattttcatttctgtgACCGATTATCTTCCTCTGGTCAAAAGGAGCTTTAGAGGAACTTCAGTCACAAGGTTGGTTAGAGTGGAAAAGCTTTGACatatagatttctttttttttttttggtctgtagCTTTGAGTCTATTGGAGTGTTTAAGCgtttaattaaattatgtaACCTGAACCAATCCTGAGTGTAGCAACTTGATATTTGAGACATTTATTTCCAAAACTGTCTACAGGTATTGGTCACCTATCGATGAGCTGATCAGAGAAGCTGTGGTGCTCCGAGGAGTCAAAGTCCGCCTGCTCATAAGCTTCTGGAAGAAAACTCACCCCCTCACCTTTAATTTTGTGACCTCCCTCAAGTCTCTGTGCATGCACCTTCACAACTGTTCCCTGGAGGTGGTAGGTGAATCACTGAAAGTTGCAACTTAGTCACGCTGCATATTTTTATCATTCAGTGGCTGAATCAAACTAATTTCCTTACTTCACAGCGATTTTTCAGTCACAAAGAACAGAAGGAGGACTTTCAACTGGGACTCAACCACAACAAGTACATGGTGACTGACAATGCTGTCTACCTCGGTACGCACTGTCGAGACTCTGTTTTTAGTTAATTTACAATACAGTTGTACAGAATATAATCCATGCATTTTCACATGGAGGAACATtagtaaaaactgaaacaataaaaCTTCAGAAAATTCCTAATCATGTAGTTGCCAAGAGTTTGTCAAGACGATTGATATCTTCTCATATATAAATGTGGTCAACCATGAATTTTAATTAATGTCACATCAATCTTTTACACAacaaaaaatagattttcttgCTTTTgccttatttaataaatgagcATGAGAGTCTTAAAACACTCAGGAGCAGAGGTGACGTTTGTTAGGTATGGGGTTTAAAGTGGTGCTATAACAGGAGGTATATTAAAGAGGTTATACATTGATTTataatgtaaacattttaacagaggTTGGAAAGacttaattattaattatagtAGTAAAAACTACTAAAAAAAGAACTTTCAAGCTAAATTTTATCTCTGTTCGGTCCGCAGGGAACCACGACTGGGTCGGGAGCGACTTTGCAATAAACGCAGGAGTCGGACTGGTTGTCAGGATGAAGGATGGTACCAAAGACAGAGGAGCAACAATCCTAGAACATATTAAAGCTTCATTTGAGAGAGACTGGAGGTCACGTTACGCTAAGAACCTACAAAAAAGCAAAGATCAGCAGGGAAAATACAGACTCTTGCAGTGGCCTAAAAATCACTGGGAAACCAAGGAGGAAAATGAGTGGAACAACCCTTTATAAGAGCAGCCAGTGCTATTACATCCCAATACTGTCCATGCCTGACCACTGCAGATTATACAAACATGTACCCAGATGAAAGTGTATATCCACACTAATAGACCTTAATCCGAATTTGTAACTTTAATCCAAAATATCCAGTTAAAATGTAGCTTTGACACAGCTGCAAAACCCACCAGTGGCAACTATGTACCCAGCGAGTTATAAGCTGTGATGTGAGCATGTACTATTGCATGATGAATGCAACCAATATTCTACTGCACTATATATGCAAGcaacatttaagaaaaatatgTGCTGTTTGTAAAATCTACTTATAAAACCAAGTTAACTCACAACACATTCAATTTACCTTAATGATCCATGTTTTTCTCTACAATAGAGTCTGTGCATTTCTCTTAAGTGACATGCACAGACTAGTGCAGGAGCTTTATGCCATGTgtcttttagaaatgtttttatttgtgatggATTTATTTCTGCATTCAGAAATTTGCAGGACGATCAACATGCTCACACATATTTTAACCTAACAAGAGCATTATGGTCATGGGCTATgatctttgtctcatctaaaataatatatacactgctcaaaaaaataaagggaacactcaaataacacatcctagatctgaattaatgaaatattctcattgaatactttgttctgtacaaagttgaatgtgctgacaacaaaatcacacaaaaatcattaacggaaatcaaatttattaaccaatggaggcctggatttggagtcacacacaaaattaaagtggaaaaacacactacaggctgatccaactttgatgtaatgtccttaaaacaagtcaaaatgaggctcagtaatgtgtgtggcctccatgtgcctgtatgacctctctacaacacctggacatgctcctgatgagacggtggatggtctcctgagggatctcctcccagacctggactaaagcatccgccaactcctggacagtctgtggtgcaacgtgacgatGGTtaatggagcgagacatgatgtcccagatgtgctcaatcagattcaggtctggggaacgggcggtccagtccatagcttcaattatgtcttcatcttgcaggaactgctgacacactccagccacatgaggtctagcattgtcctgcattaggaggaacccagggtcaaccgcaccagcatatggtctcacaagaggtctgaggatctcatctcggtacctaaaggtagtcaggctacctctgtatctatataaatatatagatacattatatatatttatgtcatgccgttcaggaaattatttatatttatattcaaaaatctgaatatatggaatgaaagtcggaCTGCCCTCGAGGACTTATGGGTAATGTGGTTCAAAACATGCATAGTTGTCTGTAGGAGTGTTTTCGCGTGCTTTTGACACTTCATCGCAGTGGCTCAAGCACTAAGTACGCATGAAACGAAGTACTCTAAAATAACCCATAGATATTCttatttcttccattttatTGAGGATCCATCCTTCTGCGGACTTGGGCCAGCATCATATCCCACAATGCATTGCACCACCAATAGTCGTAAACAGAGGAGCCGAGCGTGGACACTTAGCATTTTCATACTTTTCTGAATTTGTCGCAGAAACGTTCGACATGTTTTAAGCATAGAAGTATAACTAAAATCTTTATGTGACCAGTCAGTTCATCAACAATGGGCAACCTTTGAAATATCTTCTGGGGTTTTGGGAGCGGCACAGCTTAGTTCACAAGCCGGTCAGCCTGCGAAgttaagctaaactaaactaagcggAGTTGGAATGGGATCTCACCTCTCATCCCTGCCTTATCTCGGATGGGCACTCTGTCATTTCTTGCtacctgttttctgtt from Girardinichthys multiradiatus isolate DD_20200921_A chromosome 5, DD_fGirMul_XY1, whole genome shotgun sequence carries:
- the pld5 gene encoding inactive phospholipase D5 isoform X1, giving the protein MELSADIRLEGQDDAPPALLACLSQVKSSSYSAIQQQGYSATILLRHKDKLERTQQKCIATLALFCCSAVLMVLIFSVDIWGDSEDGITEENCSRDCRIVVVENIPDDLSLHMDGRHHIPLSVGFHTLLKQAKLSVEVVSSVWDLNAWDVEPAPSTAAQGQLLFQRLLKLKSRGVKLKIASSLTNSSELKALAADNAQVHFVNMTALTKGGLRSSFWIVDRTHIYIGSAEMDWRSLSKRKELGVVVYNCSCLALDLHRVFSFYWQLHDRDYIPSIWSKRVTALYGKHEALELQLNATPATAYLSTSPELFCSKDRTRDLDAIYQVIQSAKTFIFISVTDYLPLVKRSFRGTSVTRYWSPIDELIREAVVLRGVKVRLLISFWKKTHPLTFNFVTSLKSLCMHLHNCSLEVRFFSHKEQKEDFQLGLNHNKYMVTDNAVYLGNHDWVGSDFAINAGVGLVVRMKDGTKDRGATILEHIKASFERDWRSRYAKNLQKSKDQQGKYRLLQWPKNHWETKEENEWNNPL
- the pld5 gene encoding inactive phospholipase D5 isoform X2, whose product is MALMAGPTPQEPMKTQQKCIATLALFCCSAVLMVLIFSVDIWGDSEDGITEENCSRDCRIVVVENIPDDLSLHMDGRHHIPLSVGFHTLLKQAKLSVEVVSSVWDLNAWDVEPAPSTAAQGQLLFQRLLKLKSRGVKLKIASSLTNSSELKALAADNAQVHFVNMTALTKGGLRSSFWIVDRTHIYIGSAEMDWRSLSKRKELGVVVYNCSCLALDLHRVFSFYWQLHDRDYIPSIWSKRVTALYGKHEALELQLNATPATAYLSTSPELFCSKDRTRDLDAIYQVIQSAKTFIFISVTDYLPLVKRSFRGTSVTRYWSPIDELIREAVVLRGVKVRLLISFWKKTHPLTFNFVTSLKSLCMHLHNCSLEVRFFSHKEQKEDFQLGLNHNKYMVTDNAVYLGNHDWVGSDFAINAGVGLVVRMKDGTKDRGATILEHIKASFERDWRSRYAKNLQKSKDQQGKYRLLQWPKNHWETKEENEWNNPL